A genomic window from Ascaphus truei isolate aAscTru1 chromosome 1, aAscTru1.hap1, whole genome shotgun sequence includes:
- the LOC142501820 gene encoding uncharacterized protein LOC142501820 produces MEVAMEPAGTTLHKEKKKKMTKKEKHTAPPEMVPSSQETDGGGPAATSSSGSGDVATPSGLTPTASTSSGGPSSNPGAGSSSNRRIPRLEPWMRQTVVMQLREVDGQRPLLDAETFAKELVSKAGFTPDEILSIQDLRGGLFFVTFATAGACRRYWEAFQTLKQEVPFSEFDVNCPIQRDEKRITVTVRNPHIPGKDIATFLRRSCTVVKEPSRIKDKLGYWVGKWSMVIRLWPNPEAADRLHHLPPSFSLAGSSGRIFYPDQPQTCGNCGNLGHQWKQCTLKACRNCKNTGHETKDCPRQKTCDLCGETTHMFRDCQLRVRSYAEAAAKGATPGAPLTATQKAAKKPPANQPVKAQGGKYQKEQREKEATQAAPAAAPEPAAPSVAAPTPPLPTLTPAATLPPTPTAAATPTLPPTPTLPAHPPPLAPSSQPSTAAPPTLHEAAAPPSVTPLPSPEAVAPPPSSSLATDTAPIAQTGTEKQGIKRRAPETDSPHQGLEQKRAQMQIGDSPTSSDADSDLESDLEEEEAEMQEAAIAEEQAAILEQPPSETQVTVEELIREGREAAETLLLHDNLGQTMDLLDQLCEEINKTTHASEDGN; encoded by the coding sequence ATGGAGGTCGCCATGGAGCCCGCCGGGACCACCCTGcacaaggagaagaagaagaagatgacaAAGAAGGAGAAGCACACGGCACCCCCAGAGATGGTCCCCAGCAGCCAGGAGACGGATGGAGGAGGCCCAGCGGCAACCAGCTCCAGCGGCTCAGGCGACGTTGCCACCCCCAGCGGCCTcacccccactgccagcaccagcagcggcggccccagctccaaccctggagctgggagcagcagcaacaggaggatcccccgcctggaaccctggatgaggcagacagtggtgatgcagctgagggaggtcgacggacagcgccctctattggacgctgagacctttgccaaggagctggtgagcaaaGCAGGCTTTACTCCGGACGAGATCCTGAGCATCCAGGACCTCAGGGGTGGCCTGTTTTTCGTCACATTCGCCACGGCGGGAGCCTGCAGGAGGTACTGGGAggctttccagaccctgaaacaggaggtccccttctcagagttcgacgtgaactgccctatccagagggacgagaagaggatcactgtgacggtgaggaacccccatatccctggaaaggatattgctacctttctgcggcgctcttgcaccgtggtgaaggagccgagcaggatcaaggacaagttggggtactgggtgggaaagtggagcatggtaattcgcttgtggccaaatccagaagcggcagatcggctgcaccacctccctcccagtttttcacttgcgggcagctcagggaggatcttttaccctgaccagccccagacctgcggtaattgcgggaacctggggcatcagtggaaacagtgcaccctgaaagcctgcagaaactgcaagaacaccggacacgaaactaaggattgtccccgccagaaaacctgtgacctgtgcggagagacaacccacatgttccgggactgccagctgagggtcaggagctaCGCAGAGGCTGCGGCGAAAGGCGCAACACCGGGCGCGCCCCTGACAGCAACCCAGAAGGCAGCCAAGAAGCCCCCTGCAAACCAACCCGTAAAGGCACAAGGGGGTAAGTATCAGAAGGAGCAAAGGGAAAAGGAGGCCACCCAAGCAGCGCCCGCTGCGGCTCCTGAGCCCGCTGCCCCTTcagtagcagcccccaccccaccccttcccaccctcacccctgcagcaacactccctcccacacccactgctgctgcaacccccaccctcccccctaccccaaccctccccgcccacccaccaccccttgccccctcctcccaaccctccactgcagccccccccacgctccatgaggctgcagcccctccctctgtaacacctctccccagccccgaggctgttgcacctcctccctcttcctcccttgctacagataccgcccccatagcccagaccggaacggagaagcagggaataaagaggagagcccctgagacggatagcccgcaccaggggctggagcagaagagagcccaaatgcaaatcggcgactcacccacttccagcgacgctgacagtgaccttgaaagtgacctggaggaggaggaagcagagatgcaggaggcagccattgcagaggagcaggcggccattttagaacagccacctagcgagacacaagtgaccgtggaagagctcataagagaggggcgagaggcagcagagaccctcctcctccatgacaaccttgggcaaaccatggatctgctagaccagctgtgcgaggagatcaacaagaccacccacgccagtgaggatggtaactag